The sequence below is a genomic window from Candidatus Nezhaarchaeota archaeon.
CTTACGAGCCTGAAGATGCGACAAGGGCTTTAGCCGTAGTGAATGAAGCCTTCAAGCTGCTGGATAAAGTGAAGGAGGATGTCTTCGCCTCCTGAGGACCTCATCTCAGCCGTCCAAGCTTGGAGGCTTAGAACGCTCCTCGGCTGGCGTCAACACCTTCCGCTCCTAGCCGAGGCCGTGAGGGAAGCGCTCAGAGAGGCTGAGGTCTACGTCTTCGGCTCAGCCCTAGAGAAGAGGCTGACCGTGGACAGCGACGTAGACGTGCTAGTAGTCGTGGACCAATTGCCTAGGA
It includes:
- a CDS encoding nucleotidyltransferase domain-containing protein → MSSPPEDLISAVQAWRLRTLLGWRQHLPLLAEAVREALREAEVYVFGSALEKRLTVDSDVDVLVVVDQLPRRGVERAQIVDKIWRALEARGVSYWYPSRYT